Part of the Cryptosporangium arvum DSM 44712 genome, CGACGCCGCTCCCGGATCCAGATGCCCGGCGCTGCGCTCCCCCAGATAACTGGCCCGGCCCTTCCGCGCCACCAGCGGGATCGTCGCGTCGCGGCCGGTCTCGGCGGCGGCGCGCACCTCGCCCCAGTCCTTGCCGGCCTCCAGCGCCTCCACGGCCGGCACCAGCGCGTCGAGCATCGTCTTCTCGCCGGTGGTGGACTTGCCCCGGGCCGCGACACCGTCCACACCGGCCCGGAACGCAGCCGGTACACCGCCCGGGAGGGCTCCGGCGGCGCGCAGGAAGAACGTGCCGTAGAGCGGCCCGCTGGCCCCGCCGACGGTGCTCACCAGCACCATGCCGACCTTCTTCAGCAGCGCGGCGTCGTCGTCGAACGAGGTGGCGTCGAGCGCCGCCACCACCGCGGTGAGCCCGCGCGCGAGGTTGGAACCGTGGTCGGCGTCGCCGATCGCGGAGTCCAGCTCGGTCAGCCGCGGCGCCTC contains:
- the dhaL gene encoding dihydroxyacetone kinase subunit DhaL, translating into MSGVEAWVREFARLAIEEAPRLTELDSAIGDADHGSNLARGLTAVVAALDATSFDDDAALLKKVGMVLVSTVGGASGPLYGTFFLRAAGALPGGVPAAFRAGVDGVAARGKSTTGEKTMLDALVPAVEALEAGKDWGEVRAAAETGRDATIPLVARKGRASYLGERSAGHLDPGAASATLLVAAAASTLVADA